ACCTGCATTTAGAGCTAATTTTTGATAATAAGGTATGAACAACATAGAAGAGCAAATTAATACATTTGCATTTTTATCTTTTTCCATAATTCTTTCTGTTGCTTTTAATCCATTTAGTACAGGCATATTAATATCCATGATAACGATTACAGGGTTATATTTTTCATATTGCATAATTCCTTCAAGACCGTTACATGCTTCATATACAGTAAACTTATATTCTTCTAAAATTTCTCTAATATTCTTTCTTATGTATGAGTTATCATCCACAACAAGTGCAATTTTATTCATATTTAAACCTCCAAGTTAAATATCTCAACTATTTTCTTTGCTTCTCCGTCGTTATCGTTAGTGTCTATCATTTCAAGTTCTGGAGCTTTTTCTTTTAATAAATATATAGCATTACCCATAACAAATCCACGTCCTACTTCTTTTAACATTTCATAGTCGTTTAATGAATCACCAAATGCTATAGCTTCTTCAAGTTTTATGCCATCTCTTTCTAAAACAAGTTTAGCAGCTTTTGCTTTATCTGAATCAGTAGAGAAAATTTCAAGGCAATTTTCTCCTACAAAGACCATATGTAAATTCTTGTTTGTTATCTCTTTTTGTAGTTTTTCTCTTAGTTTTAATAAACCTTTATGTTCACCTATAAAATGCATTTTATTAAATGTTTTACTTCTAAATTCTTCTTCAGATACTGTTGTTGGGAAATATGGTTTATCAGGTCTGTGAGTTCTGTAATATATTTCAGCAGCTCTATCAACAACAAGCCATATATTTCTGAAGTAACCATTTATTAATAGATCTTCACCACATGACTTATAATCTATTGAAGCTATTTCTTTTACAGTTTCTAAATCAAGAGTAGAATTGTGTATTTCATTTCCATCTTCATCTAGTATTCTTGTTCCATTAACAGTTATTAAAGGTATTTTAACTCCTATAGATTCAGCTATTTCTTGAGTACTTGCTTGTAATCTTCCTGTTGCTATATAAAACTTGTATCCATTTTTTACTAATTTTCTTATTACTTTTTTTGTGTATTCACTTACTACATGTTCATCATTTAGTAAAGTTCCATCTAAGTCAGTAACTACTGCTTTATACATAATTTCCCCTTTCAATCATAATATCTTAAATTATATCTCAATATCACAAAAAAATCAAATATGTGGTATAATAATATATATAGAAATATTGAGATTAAAAATGAGGTGAACTATGAAAATAGAAGAATATTCTATTAATAAAAATGAACAAAATATGAAATTGGAAGATAAGATAGAGCTTCCTACAGTCTACACTGTTAAAATTTTAGACGATAGTTTTTTAAGACTTAAAATGGAAAGAATATTTGAAGAATTAAATCAAAAAGAACTTGCAAAATTTGCTTTAAGTAATGCTAAAAGATTTTTAGACTATTTTGATGATGAACTTAAAGATGACAAAAGAATACTAGAGGCAGAAGAAATGTTTAATAAATACTTGAAAGATGAAATTAGTTCTATAGATATGAGAAAAGCATCACTAGTTGCTAATAAACTTGATAAAGAATCTAAAACTGAAATAGGTAAACATGCTGCACGTAGTTTTGCACAAGCTATAGGTTCAACACATATGAGGGCTAATGCTATAGCTTCAACAGATAATATGATAAGGGTTATAAACCTTATTCATGAAAATGATATAGAGGCTGCAACCAATGAAAGAAAAAAACAACTAGAACTTTTAAATGAAATGACAAAATAAATTCCACATTGTAAAACTACAAACCTTTTTAAAGAGCTAGATGCATTGTAAAAACTAAGCAAATGAGTATTTAAACAAAAAAAAGATGTTAAAATAGTAACTATGTTGACAATAATTGATTTTGGAATTAAACTAGTATTGTAAGTAGACATAAATCACGGAGGTTTATAATGAAAAATTTAGAAAAAAAAGATTTTTTAGAAATGTTTAAACAAATGCAAGAAATAAGATTATTTGATCTTAAGGTTGCTCAACTTGTTAAAAAAGGAAAAGTACCAGGAATGACTCACTTTTCTGTAGGGGAAGAAGCTGCAAGTGTTGGGGCTATGTATGCTTTAAATCCAGATGACTATATAACATCTAACCACAGAGGTCATGGACAAGCTATAGCAAAAGGAATAGACTTAAATGCTATGATGGCTGAAATATTAGGTAAATATACAGGTATATGTAAAGGTAAAGGTGGATCAATGCATATAGCTGATGTTGATAGTGGTAACTTAGGAGCTAACGGTATAGTTGGTGGAGGACATGGTATGTCAGTTGGAGCTGCTCTTACTCAAAAAATGAAAAATACAGGTAAAATAGTTGTATGTTTCTTTGGAGATGGAGCAACTAATGAAGGAAGTTTCCATGAAGCAATGAATATGGCTTCAATTTGGAAATTACCAGTAATATTTTATTGTATAAATAATGGATACGGAATAAGTGCTAATATTTCAAAAATGGTAAATGTAAAACATATACATGAAAGAGCAGTAGCTTATGGTGTTCCAGGAATGTTTATTGAAGATGGAAATAATGTATTAGATGTATATAACAAATTTACTGAAGCAGTTAAATATGTAAGAGAAGGAAATGGTCCTGTACTTATAGAAAGTATTACATATAGATGGCTTGGACACTCTTCTTCAGATCCAGGAAGATATAGAACTCGTGAAGAAGTTGATGAATGGAAACAAAAAGATCCAATAGAAAATTTAAGAAAATATTTATTGGAAAATTCTATAGCTAAAGAACAAGAATTATTAGATATAGAAGCTAGTGTTAAACAAGCAATAGAAGAAGCAGTGGTATTTGCTGAAAACAGTCCATTACCACCACTTGAAACAGCATTTGAAGATATATATGCAGACTAATTAAGAAAGGGCTTAAAAATAAATATGGAAACAAAATTAATGTCATTTAGAGATACAATAATTTTAGCTATGTCAGAGGAAATGAGAAGAGATCCTGATGTAATATTAATGGGGGAAGATGTTGGAGTATTTGGTGGAGACTTTGGTACTTCAGTAGGTATGATAGAAGAATTTGGACCTGAAAGAGTAAGAGACTGTCCTATATCAGAATCAGCTATATCAGGAGCAGCAGCAGGAGCAGCTATGACAGGATTAAGACCTATAGTTGATATGACTTTCATGGATTTCGTTGTTATAGCAATGGATAATATAGTTAACCAAGCTGCAAAAACTAGATATATGTTTGGTGGAAAAGGAAAAGTTCCTATGACTATTAGATGTGCTGCAGGAAATGGAGTAGGATCAGCAGCTCAACATTCACAATCACTTGAAAGCTGGTTTACACATATTCCAGGATTAAAAGTTGTAGCTCCAGGAACTCCAAGAGATATGAAAGGATTATTAAAAGCTTCAATTAGAGATAACAATCCAGTAATAATATTAGAATACAAATCAGAATTTAACCAAAAAGGAGAAGTTCCGGTAGATCCTGAATTTGTTATTCCTTTAGGAGTTGGAGAAATTAAAAAAGAAGGAACTGATGTAACTGTAGTAACTTATGGAAAAATGTTAACAAGAGTTATGAAAGCAGCAGATGAATTAGAAAAAGAAGGTATTTCAGTAGAAGTTGTAGATCCTAGAACATTAATACCTTTAGATAAAGAAATTATATTAAATTCTGTTAAGAAAACAGGAAAAGTTGTACTTGTAAATGATGCACATAAAACAAGTGGATTTATAGGTGAAATTTCAGCAATAATTTCTGAATCAGATGCATTTGATTACTTAGATGCACCTATAAGAAGGGTTGCAGGAGAAGATGTTCCTATGCCTTATGCACAAAATTTAGAATTTGCTATGGTGCCAACAGTAGAAACAATTAAAGATGCAATACGTAAAACAGTAAATAAACAGTAGAGGTGGAATAATGGAAAAACAAGGATTAAGAGCAACACCTGCTGCAAGAAAACTAGCTTCTCAATTAAAGTTAGATTTATCAGTAATACCTGGTAGTGGAGCTTTTGGTAGAGTGCATAAAGATGATGTTGCTTCATATAAAGAAGAATCAAGTGTTAGAATATCACCTGTAGCAAGAAGAATTGCTGAGGTAAATGGTATTGATTGGCAAGAATTAAAAGGAACAGGTGTAAGAGGTAAGATAATGAAAAATGATATCTTAGCACTTCTTGAATCAGAAAATAAAGATACTTATGTTGCACCTGCTAAAGAAAAAGATTATATAAATCAAGAAAAAACTAATGTTGAAGAAAAATTAGATGATAAGAAAGATAAATATGGTGAAATAGAAGTAATACCTATGACAGCTATGAGAAAAGTTATAGCTAAACGTATGGTGGAAAGCTATTTAACAGCACCAACATTTACATTAAATTATGATATAGATATGACTGAAGCGTTAGCTTTAAGAAAGAAAGTTCTTGAACCTATATTAAATGAAACAGGTAAAAAAGTTACAGTAACAGATATAATATCTCTTGCAGTAATTAAAACTTTAATGAAACATAAATATTTAAATTCATCTTTAACTGAAGATGGACAAAATATTATAGCTCATAACTATGTAAATTTAGCTATGGCTGTAGGATTTGATGGTGGATTATTAACTCCAGTAGTATATAATGCGGAAAAAATGAGTTTATCTCAATTAGTAGTTGCGTTAAAAGATGTAACAACTCGTGCACTTGATATGAAACTTGCGCCAAGTGAATTACAAGGATCTACATTTACTATAAGTAATTTAGGAATGTATGGGGTGTCTTCATTTGGACCTATAATAAATCAACCTAACTCTGCAATTTTAGGAGTAAGTGCTACAGTAGAAAAACCTGTTGTAGTAAATGGTGAAATTAAGATAAGACCTATAATGAGTTTAGGTCTAACTATAGATCATAGAGTGGTTGATGGTTTAGCTGGAGCTAAATTTATGAAAGACTTAAAAGAATTATTAGAAAATCCAATAACAATGTTGATATAAAGGAGATAAAAGATGGCATTAGAAGTTATCATGCCCAAAGCTGGTATAGATATGACAGAAGGGCAAATAGTTAAATGGAATAAAAAAGTTGGAGAATTTGTTAAACAAGGTGAAATACTTTTAGAAATAATGACAGATAAAGTTAATATGGAACTTGAAGCAGAAGAAGATGGATACTTATTAGCTATATTAAAAAATGATGGAGAAACAGTACCAGTAACTGAAGTTATAGGTTACTTAGGAGCAGAAGGAGAAGCAGTTCCTACTGCAGGAGCACAAGCAGCTCCAGCTGAAAAAGTAGAAGAAGCACCAGTAGCACCTAAGGCTGAAGAACCAGTAAAAACTAAGAAAAGTGATGACGCTTATGATGTAGTAGTTATAGGTGGAGGTCCTGCTGGATATGTTGCAGCAATTAAAGCAGCACAAATTGGTGCTAAAGTTGCAGTTGTTGAAAAATCAGAACTTGGTGGAACTTGTTTAAATAGAGGATGTATACCTACAAAAGCATACTTACATAATGCAGAAATTATAGAAGGAATAGGTCATGCTGCTGCGCGTGGTATCATGATAGAAAATCCTAAATTTACTGTAGATATGGATAAAGTATTAGCTATGAAATCAAAAGTTGTTAAAACTTTAGTTGGTGGAGTAGGAGCATTACTTAAGAGTAATGGTGTAGATGTATTTAAAGGTATAGGAAGAATTACTAAAGATAAGAATGTATTAGTTGATGGAGCTAAACTTCTTGAAACAGATAAGATAATCTTAGCTGGAGGATCTAAAGTAAGTAAAATCAATATACCTGGTATGGATTCTAAACTTGTTATGACAAGTGATGATATATTAGAATTAAATGAAGTACCTAAAACATTAGCTGTAATAGGTGGAGGAGTTGTAGGAGTTGAACTTGGTCAAGCATTCTCAACATTCGGATCTAATGTAACAGTAATTGAAATGATGGATAGAATAGTTCCAGGAATGGATGCAGAAGTTTCAAATACTTTAAGAGCAGCTCTTGAGAAAAAAGGTATGACTATAATGACAGCAACTAAACTTCAAGAAATTATTGAAGAAGATGGTAAATTAAGAATTAAATTAGAAGGAAAACAAGACTTAATAGTTGATAGAGCTCTTCTTTCTATAGGACGTGTACCAGATCTTGAAGGAATTGGAGAAGTTGAATTTGAACTTGAAAGAGGAAAAATAAAAGTTGATGAATATATGGAAACTTCAGTTAAAGGAATATATGCACCTGGGGATATAAACGGAACTAAGATGTTAGCTCATGCTGCATTTAGAATGGGAGAAGTTGCTGCTGAAAATGCTGTAAATGGAAACCATCATGTTGCTAAACTTGATTTAACTCCAGCAGCTATATACACTATGCCAGAAGTTGCAATGGTTGGATTAACTGAAGAACAAGCTAGAGCTAAATATGATATTTCAGTTGGTAAATTTAACTTTGCTGCTAATGGACGTGCAATTGCATCTGATGAAAACTTTGGATTTGTAAAAGTTATAGCAGATAAAAAATATGGAGAAATATTAGGGGTTCATATTATAGGGCCTGCAGCTGCAGAAATAATAAACGAAGCTTCATCTATAATGGAAATGGAAATAACTGTTGAAGAAATGTTAAAAACTATTCATGGACATCCTACATATTCAGAAGTAATGTATGAAGCATTCGCTGATGTATTAGGACTTGCAGTACATGCTTTAAAGAAAAAATAATAAAAATAATAAATATTAAAAGGTGATTTTTTGTAATCACCTTTTGGTGTATATACTAAAATAAGGAGAATAGACTATGATTTACATTATTAGCGATACAAATGAAACAGCTTTTAATATAGCAAGTGAAGAATATGCATTTAAAAAATTATTAAATGAAGATATGATTTTTATGTTATGGATAAATAAACCATCTATAATAGTTGGTAGACATCAAAATACTATAGAAGAAATTAATAAGGAATATGTTAAAGAAAATAATATAGAAGTTGTAAGAAGAATTAGTGGTGGAGGTGCAGTTTACCATGATTATAATAATCTTAACTATACTATAATATCTAAAGAAAATGAAGAAAAAGCATTTGATTTTAAGAGTTTTTCTGTACCAGTTATTAAAACACTTGAAAGTCTTGGAGTTAAGGCTGAATTTACAGGAAGAAATGATTTAGAAATAGATGGTAAAAAAATATGTGGTAATGCACAAGCATATATAAATGGAAGAATTATGCATCATGGATGTCTTTTATTTGATGTTGATTTATCAGTTCTAGCAAAGGCCTTAAAAGTATCTAAAGATAAAATAGAGTCAAAAGGAGTAAAATCTGTAAGAGCAAGAGTTACTAATATAGTTGAAGAATTACCTGAAAAAATAGATGTAATAGAATTTAGAGATTTACTTTTAGAGTATATGAAGAAAGAATATCCTGAAATGAAGGAATACAAATTTAGTGAAGAAGATATTAAAGAAATTAATAAAGCTAAAGAAGCTAAATTTGGAAATTGGGATTGGAATTATGGAAAATCTCCTGAATATAATATAACAAGAGGTATAAAATTCCCTAAAGGTAAAATTGAAATATATGCAAATGTAATAGATTCTAAAATAGAAAATATTAAAATATATGGAGATTTCTTTGGTATAGAAGATGTTGCCTATGTTGAAGAAGTTTTAAAAGGCGTGAAATATGAAAGAGAATTTGTACTTGAAAGATTAAATAGTATAAATCTTAGTAGATATTTTGCAGGTATAACACCAGAAGAAGTTGCAGAAGCTATAGTTGAATAGATAAATATAAGTGAGGAGCAAATTAAAGTTTGCTTCTTTTAATTTATATAAAATTAAAAATTAAATTTTATGTAGTTTAGTTATTTAATTTTGTAAAAAAATAATACTTTGAAAATGCTTAATTTATATGATTTTTTATTACTAATTCTAAGTTAGTTCTAATTGATAAAATATTAAAAATTTTATATACTTTATCTAACGTTAAGAGAAAATATAGAGGAGATAAAGATGAAAAAAAATATAAATAAAATTTTATTAGCATTAACATTATTACCGATAGTAGGATTTGCTGCATATAATGGGCAAAATTATAGTGATACACAAAAAATTTCAAGATATAAAATAGATTATTCTTATAAAGATAGAGTACAAAATATAACAGAAGTTAAGAATTTTTCTTTTTCAAATGTAAATAGAGTAAAACTTGAAGTAGATGTAGAAGGAATTGATGGATCAATTTCATTTAAAGTAGTAGAAGATAGAGGAAAAGTTGTTTTTAGAGCAGATAATCCATATGAATTTGAAAGATATATAGAATTAAATTCTTCAAAAAGCTATAAATTAGTTGTAGAGTTAAAAAACTTTACAGGAAAGTATGAATTTGAATTAGAATCTAAATAATATATGAGCATACGCGTATTTGTGTATGCTTTTTTATTGTATTAATTAAAAAAATTAGTATAATAATTTGTTATAATATAAGTGTTAAATTTGAAGGGATAGATAATGAAAAGGAAAATATTTGGTGAATTTAAAGAGGTTTTAAAAAATTTATATGATAATAAATTTGAATATATAATTAATACATCTATAATGGAAGCTGGAATATTAACATTAGGAGCTTTTGTCCTTGAAAAAATATTTGAATTAATGATGTATTTTGCAGGAATACATAATGTTACTCAAACTAATTTTTATAACATATTATTTCACCCAGTTAGCCTTATAACTTTAATAGTATATATCCTAATTATGGCTTTTATAATGTTTTTTGAGTTTTCGTTTATAGTATTTATGATATATGGAAAGTTTAATAATAAAAATTATTCAGTAAAAACCATACTTAATAAGTCATTTAATTCTATGAAAAGTTTAATAGGTAAACAATTTATATTCTTTTTAGCCTATTTTATTACTATGATACCTATACAAAATTTAGGTTTAAATTCAGTTTTAACCCAGGATTTATATATACCAAAATTTATAACAGAAGAATTATTAAAAACTCCTTCTAATGCGATTATATTTTTAGTAGCTATGGTAATTTTGATATATATTAATTTTAGATTATTTTTTGTTATACCTCTGACTATAATTTCTAGAAAAAGTTTAAGTGATAGTATAAAGGAAAGTTGGGAGATAACTAAAAATCATAAATTAGAAATAATTTTGATAGTTTTAATGTCAGAAGTAATATTTACAATAGTTTCAGGGATTATAGTGTTCGTTGTTATCTATATATTTGAAATTATTAATAGTAGTGGAAATAGTTTAATATTACAAACTTTATTTTTTACTTTATTACAAGCTGTATTTTTATTTTTTAGTGTAATGTCTAAATTAGTTATAGTAACAACATTAGTTAATATTATAGTTGATAAAAATGAGGTATCAAATGAAATTATTAATCTTGAAAGCAAGGAAAAAAGAAAGTTTAAATATTTCAATACATTTTTAACTATATTTACCATCTCTTTAATTATATACAATGGATATAATATATACTATACAGGGGTTAATGAAAATGTGTTAACTATTGCTCATAGAGGAGATGTAGAGTATGGAGTTGAAAATTCTTTAGAGGCTTTAGAAGGTGCTTTGAAAAATAAGGCTGATTATGTAGAAATGGATATAGTAATGACTAAAGACAATAAATTCGTTGTATTACATGATTTTAATTTAAAAAGACTTGCAGGAATTAATAAGAATATATATGATATGAATTTTGATGAAGTTGTAGGTTTAGAAATTAAACAGGGAGGATTTAAATCACACATTCCTTCATTTGAAGAATATGTAAAAAGAGCAAAAGAACTTGATGTTAAACTTTTAGTTGAATTAAAACCTCATGGTGAAGAACCAGATAATTATGTTGATTTGGTAATACAAGAATTAAAAAGATTAGGTATAGATAAAAAGTATAAGGTAATGTCTTTAAATAAGGATGTAATTGTAGAACTTAATAAAAAAGAACCAGATATTGATACAGGTTATGTAATACCTATACAATTTGGAAGTTTTAATAATATAGCTGTAGATTTCTATGTTATAGAAGATTTTTCTTTTTCAAATTATTTATTAAGAGAAGCTAAGATAGAAAATAAAAATGTCTTTGTATGGACTATAAATGATAAAGAAGATATGACTAGATATTTACAAACTGCAGTAGATGGGATTATAACAGACAATCCTAAAATGGTTAATGATGTAAAAAAAGAATTAAAAACTCATAATACATATTTTGACAAAGTTGCTAGAGAATTAGAGTTATAATATATTTTTTACCTTTAAAAAAATTGATTTTATACTAGACAAAAAATATTAAAAGTGTTAAAATATTAAAGTAAGTAATAACAATGAAGGAGAAGGAAAATGTCTAAAAAAGTTAGGGTTAGAATAGCTCCATCACCTACAGGAGATCCACATGTAGGAACAGCATATATAGGGCTATTTAACTATGCATTTGCACATCATGAAGGTGGAGAATTTATATTAAGAATAGAAGATACAGATAGAACAAGATTTTCTTCAGATTCAGAACAACAAATTTTTGATGCTATGAAATGGTTAGGATTAAATTATTCTGAAGGTCCTGATAATGGTGGTGAATATGGTCCGTATAGACAATCTGAAAGATTTAATATATATAAAAAATATGCTTTAGAATTAGTTGAAAAAGGTGAGGCATATTATTCATTTGAAACGCCAGAAGAATTAGAAATAATGAAAGAAAGACAAAAAGCAATGGGCTTACCGCCTATGTATGATAGAAGAAGTAGAAATTTATCTAAAGAAGTAATTGAAGAAAATTTAGCTAAAGGAATGCCGTATGTAATTCGTATGAAAATGCCACTTGAAGGTCAAACAGTGGTTGAAGATCAATTAAGAGGTAAAATTTTCTTTGATAATGATAAAATAGATGATCAAGTTTTACTTAAATCTGATGGATTTCCAACTTATCACTTAGCTAATATAGTAGATGATCATTTAATGGGTATTACACATGTTATTCGTGCTGAAGAATGGATAGCATCAACTCCTAAGCATATACAACTTTATAGAGCTTTTGGTTGGGAAGAACCTAAATGGTATCATATGCCATTACTTAGAAATGCTGATAAAACTAAAATTTCTAAGAGAAAAAATCCAGTATCATTAAATTACTATAAAGAAGAAGGATATTTAAAAGAAGGACTACTTAACTTCTTAGCATTAATGGGATGGAGTCTAGGTGGAGAAAAAGAAATCTTTACTTTACAAGAAATGATAGATAATTTCTCATTTGATAGAATATCACTTGGAGGACCTGTATTTGATTTAGTTAAACTAGCATGGGTTAATAATCAACATATGAGATTGAAAGATATAAAAGATTTAACAGATCTAGCTATACCATTTATAGACAAACAAGGTTTTGATATTTCTAAATTTAGTAGAGAAAAATTAGAAAGAATGGTAGAAATTTCAAGAGAAGGAACTCATACATTAAAAGAATTAGCACAAAGTTTAGATGTATTCTTTGAAGATGAGTTTACTCTTCCAGTAGTTACTGAAGATATGAACAAAAAAGAGAGAAAATCAGTAGAAAGAGTACTTGAAGCATTAGCTAGTGAAGAAGGTAAGAAATCTATAAACTTATTTATAGAAAAATTAAATAACTTTGATGAAGAAATAAATGAAGAAGAAATTAAAGATATTCTACATAAATTACCTGAAGAGTTAAATGAAGGAATAGGTAAAGTTTTAATGCCATTAAGAGCGGCAATAACTGGTAAATCAAAAGGACCAGACCTATATTCTATAATCTCAGTTATAGGTAAAGAAAGAACATTGAATAGAATAAAAAATGTATTCTAAGAAAGGTATATAAAATGGCAAAAGTAAAAGCGAAAGACGCGATAAGAATATCATTTGGAGAAATATTAAATGAAAAACCATATCATCAAATAACAGTTAAAGAAATTGTTATGAAAGCAGGAGTTACAAGACAAATATTCTATTACTATTTCAGTAGCATGATAGAACTATTAGAATATTTTGAAGATGGTACAGTTGATAATATCCTTAAAGAAAAGAAAAAAATGAAAAAATTAAGTGATGCATATGATTTATTCTTTAGAGTTATGATAGAAAAAAGTAATTTAATTAAAAATTTAAATTATTCTGAATCTAAAGGAGTTTTAAGAGATGCACTTGAAAGAATGGCAAAACATCTATACTCAAGAATATTAACAGATGTATTTGATAAAACAAGAGTTTCAAATAGAGATAGAGAATTTTTAATAGGATATTATACTTATGGATTTGCATCAATACTATATGAATGGGTGCAAAAAGGAATGGATCCTAATTATCAATATTTAGTTAAAAACTTAAGTGCTTTAGTAGATGATAGTTTACCAGAAGTAGTAAAAAGATTTGAAGAATTATAGAAAAAAGAAAGTTAAAAAAGTAGGATAAAG
The nucleotide sequence above comes from Pseudostreptobacillus hongkongensis. Encoded proteins:
- a CDS encoding thiamine pyrophosphate-dependent dehydrogenase E1 component subunit alpha, coding for MKNLEKKDFLEMFKQMQEIRLFDLKVAQLVKKGKVPGMTHFSVGEEAASVGAMYALNPDDYITSNHRGHGQAIAKGIDLNAMMAEILGKYTGICKGKGGSMHIADVDSGNLGANGIVGGGHGMSVGAALTQKMKNTGKIVVCFFGDGATNEGSFHEAMNMASIWKLPVIFYCINNGYGISANISKMVNVKHIHERAVAYGVPGMFIEDGNNVLDVYNKFTEAVKYVREGNGPVLIESITYRWLGHSSSDPGRYRTREEVDEWKQKDPIENLRKYLLENSIAKEQELLDIEASVKQAIEEAVVFAENSPLPPLETAFEDIYAD
- a CDS encoding alpha-ketoacid dehydrogenase subunit beta — encoded protein: METKLMSFRDTIILAMSEEMRRDPDVILMGEDVGVFGGDFGTSVGMIEEFGPERVRDCPISESAISGAAAGAAMTGLRPIVDMTFMDFVVIAMDNIVNQAAKTRYMFGGKGKVPMTIRCAAGNGVGSAAQHSQSLESWFTHIPGLKVVAPGTPRDMKGLLKASIRDNNPVIILEYKSEFNQKGEVPVDPEFVIPLGVGEIKKEGTDVTVVTYGKMLTRVMKAADELEKEGISVEVVDPRTLIPLDKEIILNSVKKTGKVVLVNDAHKTSGFIGEISAIISESDAFDYLDAPIRRVAGEDVPMPYAQNLEFAMVPTVETIKDAIRKTVNKQ
- a CDS encoding lipoate--protein ligase — encoded protein: MIYIISDTNETAFNIASEEYAFKKLLNEDMIFMLWINKPSIIVGRHQNTIEEINKEYVKENNIEVVRRISGGGAVYHDYNNLNYTIISKENEEKAFDFKSFSVPVIKTLESLGVKAEFTGRNDLEIDGKKICGNAQAYINGRIMHHGCLLFDVDLSVLAKALKVSKDKIESKGVKSVRARVTNIVEELPEKIDVIEFRDLLLEYMKKEYPEMKEYKFSEEDIKEINKAKEAKFGNWDWNYGKSPEYNITRGIKFPKGKIEIYANVIDSKIENIKIYGDFFGIEDVAYVEEVLKGVKYEREFVLERLNSINLSRYFAGITPEEVAEAIVE
- a CDS encoding dihydrolipoamide acetyltransferase; this encodes MEKQGLRATPAARKLASQLKLDLSVIPGSGAFGRVHKDDVASYKEESSVRISPVARRIAEVNGIDWQELKGTGVRGKIMKNDILALLESENKDTYVAPAKEKDYINQEKTNVEEKLDDKKDKYGEIEVIPMTAMRKVIAKRMVESYLTAPTFTLNYDIDMTEALALRKKVLEPILNETGKKVTVTDIISLAVIKTLMKHKYLNSSLTEDGQNIIAHNYVNLAMAVGFDGGLLTPVVYNAEKMSLSQLVVALKDVTTRALDMKLAPSELQGSTFTISNLGMYGVSSFGPIINQPNSAILGVSATVEKPVVVNGEIKIRPIMSLGLTIDHRVVDGLAGAKFMKDLKELLENPITMLI
- the lpdA gene encoding dihydrolipoyl dehydrogenase, producing MALEVIMPKAGIDMTEGQIVKWNKKVGEFVKQGEILLEIMTDKVNMELEAEEDGYLLAILKNDGETVPVTEVIGYLGAEGEAVPTAGAQAAPAEKVEEAPVAPKAEEPVKTKKSDDAYDVVVIGGGPAGYVAAIKAAQIGAKVAVVEKSELGGTCLNRGCIPTKAYLHNAEIIEGIGHAAARGIMIENPKFTVDMDKVLAMKSKVVKTLVGGVGALLKSNGVDVFKGIGRITKDKNVLVDGAKLLETDKIILAGGSKVSKINIPGMDSKLVMTSDDILELNEVPKTLAVIGGGVVGVELGQAFSTFGSNVTVIEMMDRIVPGMDAEVSNTLRAALEKKGMTIMTATKLQEIIEEDGKLRIKLEGKQDLIVDRALLSIGRVPDLEGIGEVEFELERGKIKVDEYMETSVKGIYAPGDINGTKMLAHAAFRMGEVAAENAVNGNHHVAKLDLTPAAIYTMPEVAMVGLTEEQARAKYDISVGKFNFAANGRAIASDENFGFVKVIADKKYGEILGVHIIGPAAAEIINEASSIMEMEITVEEMLKTIHGHPTYSEVMYEAFADVLGLAVHALKKK
- a CDS encoding response regulator — its product is MNKIALVVDDNSYIRKNIREILEEYKFTVYEACNGLEGIMQYEKYNPVIVIMDINMPVLNGLKATERIMEKDKNANVLICSSMLFIPYYQKLALNAGARSLISKPFTKLEFIKSINYLLEKL
- a CDS encoding Cof-type HAD-IIB family hydrolase, whose amino-acid sequence is MYKAVVTDLDGTLLNDEHVVSEYTKKVIRKLVKNGYKFYIATGRLQASTQEIAESIGVKIPLITVNGTRILDEDGNEIHNSTLDLETVKEIASIDYKSCGEDLLINGYFRNIWLVVDRAAEIYYRTHRPDKPYFPTTVSEEEFRSKTFNKMHFIGEHKGLLKLREKLQKEITNKNLHMVFVGENCLEIFSTDSDKAKAAKLVLERDGIKLEEAIAFGDSLNDYEMLKEVGRGFVMGNAIYLLKEKAPELEMIDTNDNDGEAKKIVEIFNLEV
- a CDS encoding putative immunity protein encodes the protein MKIEEYSINKNEQNMKLEDKIELPTVYTVKILDDSFLRLKMERIFEELNQKELAKFALSNAKRFLDYFDDELKDDKRILEAEEMFNKYLKDEISSIDMRKASLVANKLDKESKTEIGKHAARSFAQAIGSTHMRANAIASTDNMIRVINLIHENDIEAATNERKKQLELLNEMTK